A stretch of the Brevinematales bacterium genome encodes the following:
- a CDS encoding sodium:solute symporter family protein: MIYLGIYMGILLVIGVADFFKARGFRDYALAGQKQKTPLVVMSLVATILGASTTVGLIDKSFDLGFASFWWIGVGVIGLAAQAIFLTSKVRSIDAVTLPDLAGKTAGGFAKKLTALIIVFSWTGIIAAQFVTAGRIIGILLGVQDITWVLLAVAGAMIIYSILGGQKSVLKTDFLQGGIMLIALVLAFVFLYFIPGGNPGANYDFRLFNEKFGVGDLLTFLLIVGGPYLVGPDMFSRIFTAKDAGTARRSVWIASGILLLAGVLIAVVGVWGRANITPVPGADNIGTLLNSLPEWVRILLLFGFLSAVLSSADTCLLSAGTILERDIIGKERVGWIRGWIAAIGAVATLITLLKKDIIGLLLYSYSIYTPGVVIPLGASIIVYGKRKPDPLWLSLGIGLGGAMGLTSKILEIATKGKYDWIVFAGIGVSAVFTAVSLIKGKKLTAAGN; encoded by the coding sequence ATGATATATCTGGGAATTTATATGGGGATACTTCTGGTTATCGGGGTTGCGGACTTTTTCAAAGCGCGCGGGTTCAGGGATTACGCGCTGGCGGGGCAGAAGCAGAAGACGCCGCTGGTCGTGATGTCGCTGGTCGCGACCATCCTCGGGGCGTCCACCACTGTGGGGCTGATCGATAAATCGTTCGACCTCGGGTTCGCGTCGTTCTGGTGGATCGGGGTAGGCGTGATCGGCCTCGCGGCGCAGGCGATATTCCTGACCTCGAAGGTGAGGAGTATCGACGCGGTCACATTGCCCGACCTCGCGGGAAAGACCGCCGGGGGGTTCGCGAAAAAGCTGACCGCCCTCATCATCGTCTTCTCGTGGACGGGGATTATCGCCGCGCAGTTTGTGACCGCCGGGCGGATTATCGGGATACTCCTCGGCGTGCAGGATATCACATGGGTGCTCCTCGCGGTGGCGGGCGCGATGATTATCTACTCCATCCTGGGCGGACAGAAATCGGTGCTGAAGACCGACTTTCTCCAGGGCGGCATCATGCTGATAGCGCTTGTACTCGCGTTCGTGTTCCTGTACTTTATTCCCGGCGGGAACCCCGGCGCGAATTACGATTTCCGTCTGTTCAACGAAAAGTTCGGGGTTGGAGATCTCCTGACTTTTCTTCTGATAGTGGGAGGCCCGTACCTGGTGGGGCCGGACATGTTCTCGCGGATATTCACCGCGAAGGACGCCGGTACCGCCCGCCGTTCGGTATGGATCGCCTCCGGTATTTTACTACTCGCGGGGGTGCTCATCGCGGTAGTCGGCGTATGGGGGCGGGCGAATATTACGCCTGTCCCCGGAGCCGATAATATCGGCACTCTCCTGAACTCGCTCCCTGAATGGGTGCGAATCCTGCTCCTGTTCGGCTTCCTCTCGGCGGTGCTCTCGTCGGCGGATACCTGCCTCTTATCGGCGGGGACTATCCTCGAACGCGACATTATCGGGAAGGAACGGGTGGGTTGGATACGCGGGTGGATCGCCGCGATCGGGGCCGTCGCGACATTAATCACATTACTGAAGAAGGATATCATCGGGCTTCTCCTGTACTCCTATTCCATATACACCCCCGGAGTGGTTATCCCGCTCGGGGCGTCGATCATCGTCTACGGCAAACGCAAACCCGATCCGTTATGGCTGTCGCTGGGTATCGGGCTGGGCGGCGCGATGGGGCTGACGTCGAAGATACTGGAGATCGCCACTAAGGGGAAATACGACTGGATCGTGTTCGCGGGGATCGGGGTGTCGGCGGTGTTCACAGCGGTATCGCTCATCAAGGGTAAAAAACTTACCGCTGCGGGCAATTAG